Proteins encoded within one genomic window of Companilactobacillus sp.:
- a CDS encoding O-acetyl-ADP-ribose deacetylase, with amino-acid sequence MSTLKFEIRDITQVAYDAIVNAANKTLLGGGGVDGAIHAAAGPELLEECKKLNGCETGQAKLTKGYNLPSKYIIHTVGPVYSGSLEDKKQLENCYRNSLLLAKEHDLHRIAFSAISTGVYGYPLAEAAIVALNTTSNFLVDNDDYPMDILLTCYDNKVYDSYSDYIENYHGNNEYLKKLKY; translated from the coding sequence ATGAGTACCTTAAAATTTGAAATCAGAGATATTACCCAAGTAGCCTATGACGCCATCGTTAATGCTGCCAACAAAACTTTGTTAGGCGGTGGTGGTGTTGATGGAGCAATCCATGCGGCTGCCGGCCCAGAGTTATTAGAAGAATGTAAAAAGTTAAATGGCTGTGAAACTGGTCAAGCTAAGTTGACTAAGGGTTACAACTTACCTTCAAAATACATTATCCATACAGTCGGACCAGTTTATTCAGGTAGCTTGGAAGATAAGAAACAACTAGAAAATTGTTATCGTAATTCGTTGTTATTGGCTAAAGAGCATGACTTGCACCGAATAGCTTTTTCAGCAATCTCAACTGGCGTTTATGGATATCCATTAGCTGAAGCAGCAATCGTGGCCTTGAACACGACTAGCAATTTCTTGGTCGACAATGATGATTATCCAATGGATATCTTATTAACTTGTTACGATAATAAGGTGTACGATTCATATTCTGACTACATCGAAAATTACCATGGCAACAACGAGTATTTGAAAAAATTGAAGTATTAA
- a CDS encoding WxL domain-containing protein has product MKKLIKVTSVLGAVVMGVSATGVGVANAAPITDNTGDTTATVNLEKDPNAKVELTKAPVLDFGTNTLNGSALNLKASSVDDPITVVDAGVGQGWNVQVSGTTFDDKAQSLSLKGAVLTLNGTVGSEDAANQSGAPTTQSVAINTDAQPIFTATTGNGVGTWNNKFNAGDETAKLAIPDGNVAGTYVSTLTWTLTDAPSA; this is encoded by the coding sequence ATGAAAAAATTAATTAAGGTAACATCAGTATTAGGCGCAGTAGTAATGGGCGTATCAGCAACAGGAGTAGGCGTAGCAAACGCTGCACCAATCACAGACAATACTGGAGACACAACAGCAACAGTAAACTTGGAAAAAGACCCAAATGCTAAAGTTGAATTAACAAAAGCACCAGTTCTTGATTTTGGTACAAATACACTGAATGGTTCAGCACTAAATCTTAAAGCATCATCTGTTGATGATCCAATCACAGTTGTTGATGCTGGTGTTGGTCAAGGTTGGAATGTACAAGTTTCAGGTACTACATTCGATGACAAGGCACAAAGCTTATCTCTTAAAGGTGCTGTACTAACTCTTAATGGTACAGTTGGATCAGAAGATGCAGCTAACCAATCAGGTGCACCTACAACACAAAGCGTTGCAATCAACACTGATGCTCAACCAATCTTCACTGCTACTACTGGCAATGGTGTTGGTACATGGAACAACAAATTCAATGCTGGTGATGAAACAGCAAAATTGGCTATTCCTGATGGTAATGTTGCAGGTACATACGTTTCAACACTTACATGGACATTAACAGATGCACCATCTGCATAA
- a CDS encoding DUF3324 domain-containing protein produces the protein MLGGVRIQKVQSDSSKSKGVSIKNQFAYVIGLQLHSNEDYVAPDMKLLKVKTNQYNARNYVNATLENTKPTIMHNLNVNAKVNTKGTKDKVMTVKKNDMSMAPNSNFDFPISANGKALKAGKYTLDLTATAEKGRYHWHFTKDFVITDKQASKLNKSAVDVKQGPNYFVWIIVAIIIVLILLGIIIYLNQKNQKNRRRH, from the coding sequence ATCTTAGGTGGCGTTAGAATTCAAAAGGTTCAAAGCGACAGTAGCAAGAGCAAAGGTGTTTCTATCAAAAACCAATTTGCTTATGTAATTGGTTTACAACTTCATTCTAATGAGGATTACGTAGCTCCTGACATGAAATTATTGAAGGTCAAGACCAATCAATATAATGCTAGAAACTACGTTAATGCGACTTTGGAAAATACAAAGCCAACTATCATGCATAATCTAAACGTTAATGCAAAAGTAAATACCAAGGGCACTAAAGACAAGGTCATGACTGTTAAGAAAAATGACATGAGCATGGCTCCTAACAGTAACTTCGACTTTCCAATTAGTGCAAATGGCAAAGCTCTAAAAGCTGGGAAATATACGTTGGATCTTACAGCAACGGCTGAAAAGGGCAGATACCACTGGCACTTTACAAAAGACTTTGTAATTACAGATAAACAAGCAAGCAAATTGAATAAATCTGCGGTTGACGTTAAGCAAGGACCTAATTATTTCGTCTGGATCATCGTGGCAATCATCATTGTCTTGATCCTGTTAGGAATTATTATCTACTTGAATCAAAAGAACCAAAAGAATCGCAGAAGACATTAA
- a CDS encoding TMEM175 family protein: MNKGRIEAFTDAIIAIVLTIMILEFKVPESTKLSAILPQLPYVVSYMIGYLFIGTAWYNHHYMFSKTKLVTQRVFWANLAWMFATSFLPVATAWIGEHINSRGPQIFYAIIYGLWSAAYMLLSYYIADDNEKAGHKSVAESIRSMKIYRYMMSWKNMLLFYIVLVVVLIYMPALQLLLVILQILFVGSRFNKDSDKLFN, translated from the coding sequence ATGAATAAGGGAAGAATCGAAGCTTTCACTGATGCAATCATTGCTATCGTTTTGACGATCATGATCTTGGAATTTAAAGTTCCTGAATCTACAAAGCTGTCAGCCATTTTGCCACAATTGCCATATGTGGTTTCATATATGATTGGATATTTATTTATAGGTACTGCTTGGTATAATCACCACTACATGTTTTCAAAAACAAAATTGGTCACTCAAAGAGTATTCTGGGCAAATTTGGCTTGGATGTTTGCCACATCGTTTTTACCAGTCGCAACTGCTTGGATTGGTGAACATATCAATTCCCGCGGACCTCAGATTTTTTATGCGATTATTTACGGTCTCTGGTCTGCAGCATATATGTTGCTGTCATACTATATCGCAGATGATAATGAAAAAGCCGGACATAAAAGTGTTGCCGAAAGTATCCGGAGCATGAAAATCTATCGTTACATGATGTCGTGGAAAAATATGTTGCTGTTTTATATTGTGTTGGTTGTAGTTTTGATCTACATGCCAGCTTTGCAATTATTATTAGTGATTCTTCAAATTCTATTTGTTGGATCTCGTTTCAACAAAGATAGTGACAAATTATTCAATTAA
- a CDS encoding NmrA family NAD(P)-binding protein has product MKYTITGGTGHLGSKIIHELQQYVDPKDVRVGVHSINKAQNLIDSGFDVQPFDFFDEESLDKLLTETDVFIYVPSKSHTSYSRIGELEKVLVAAEKAEVGHMIAMGFISDQVNNPFDLSAFYGYLPRRLAETDLNYSIIRNALYADPLAPYLPELIERKNVIYPMGDEKLSFISLEDSAKAFATVATTEKLRVPGKIYTLTQDRNYTMPELAQVLSNVSGHEIGYQPMTLVEFGQTYDQGGEGHMLSSMYHAGQLGLLNEISSDYQTIMGKSATDLTTFLKENYQQ; this is encoded by the coding sequence ATGAAGTATACGATCACAGGTGGAACTGGACATCTAGGTTCAAAGATCATTCATGAACTGCAGCAGTACGTCGATCCAAAGGACGTTCGCGTGGGCGTTCATTCGATCAACAAGGCACAAAATTTGATCGATTCAGGATTTGACGTTCAACCATTCGACTTTTTTGATGAAGAGAGCTTGGACAAATTGCTGACCGAAACCGATGTCTTTATTTACGTTCCAAGCAAGAGCCACACTAGTTATAGTCGAATCGGCGAGCTGGAAAAAGTTCTCGTGGCAGCTGAAAAGGCCGAAGTAGGACATATGATTGCCATGGGATTCATTTCTGATCAAGTCAACAATCCATTTGACCTATCGGCTTTTTACGGATACTTGCCAAGGCGTTTAGCTGAAACTGATTTGAACTATTCGATTATCAGAAATGCGCTCTACGCTGATCCATTGGCTCCTTATTTACCAGAATTGATTGAACGTAAAAATGTCATTTACCCAATGGGCGATGAAAAGTTATCGTTTATTTCGTTGGAAGATTCTGCCAAAGCTTTTGCTACGGTAGCTACTACTGAAAAATTGCGAGTCCCAGGAAAGATTTATACTTTAACTCAAGATAGAAATTACACGATGCCTGAATTGGCACAAGTATTGTCGAACGTATCCGGTCACGAAATTGGTTATCAACCAATGACGCTGGTAGAATTTGGCCAGACTTATGATCAAGGTGGCGAAGGTCACATGTTGAGTTCGATGTATCATGCTGGTCAACTAGGTTTGCTCAATGAAATCAGCTCCGATTATCAAACGATCATGGGCAAATCTGCGACTGATCTAACGACATTTTTGAAAGAGAATTATCAACAATAG
- a CDS encoding zinc-binding alcohol dehydrogenase family protein has translation MKAVVVKKAGGPEVLEYTDVPTPMVKPGWSLVKVKGFGVNHSEIFTRKGYSPSVKFPRILGIECVGIIEDTTDPKNLPKGQTVISLMGEMGRDFDGGYAEYALLPNEQIYPVQSNLKWEDLAAIPETYYTAYGALTGLKLTQGDSLLIRGGTSGVGVAATKLAKAIDRDIHVTGSTRDLAKSDLMKDKGYDDVILDQDGSLQTKLQYDKILDLIGPSTLKDSMNLLAVNGIISMTGELGGVWDIDKFDPISMIPNNRYLTSFSSGDVKLSWIQDMLNIIEDKHVDVSPTKVYPLSQVDAAHAYLESGQSIGKVVVLV, from the coding sequence ATGAAAGCTGTAGTTGTTAAAAAAGCTGGGGGCCCAGAAGTTCTCGAATATACCGATGTACCAACGCCAATGGTGAAACCTGGCTGGAGTTTAGTTAAGGTCAAAGGATTTGGCGTCAACCACTCAGAAATTTTTACACGCAAAGGATATTCGCCATCAGTCAAATTTCCACGTATCTTAGGAATTGAATGTGTTGGAATTATTGAGGACACAACTGATCCGAAGAATTTACCTAAGGGTCAAACTGTCATTTCATTGATGGGCGAAATGGGACGTGATTTTGACGGTGGCTATGCTGAATACGCATTGCTACCAAATGAGCAGATCTATCCGGTTCAATCAAATTTGAAGTGGGAAGACCTTGCTGCAATTCCTGAAACTTATTACACGGCATATGGTGCCTTGACTGGTCTAAAATTGACGCAAGGGGATTCATTGTTGATCCGTGGTGGAACTAGTGGCGTTGGTGTAGCTGCGACCAAATTAGCCAAAGCTATCGACCGTGATATTCACGTGACTGGTTCAACCCGTGACTTAGCTAAGTCAGATCTGATGAAAGATAAAGGTTACGATGACGTTATTTTAGATCAAGATGGTAGTCTGCAAACTAAGCTTCAATACGATAAGATTTTAGATTTGATTGGACCAAGCACATTGAAAGACTCCATGAACTTGTTAGCAGTTAATGGAATTATCAGTATGACTGGCGAATTAGGTGGAGTTTGGGATATCGATAAGTTCGACCCAATTTCCATGATTCCTAACAATCGTTACTTGACCTCATTTTCATCAGGCGACGTTAAATTATCATGGATCCAAGATATGTTAAATATCATCGAAGACAAGCACGTTGACGTATCGCCAACCAAGGTTTATCCATTGTCGCAAGTAGATGCAGCTCACGCATATCTGGAAAGTGGGCAAAGTATTGGTAAGGTAGTTGTGTTAGTTTAA
- a CDS encoding WxL domain-containing protein → MRRSYMLSSSILLSAILSFSVFPTNALAAQSFTTNATVNLQQGPIPNDPNMIRDPYDPDVPYPGDINDPGNDGTGSVGPLTLDYVSNLRFGTHELKQGGLTATAKNTHAMVQITDSRANGNGWTLQLRPDSLIGEQTGASLNNGYLYLGTEAIRKPSSNVSAPPVSKTLRIPIGSYENIVVAPQNTGLSTWTIGLNQDSNSPTQLVLNDTANAVADHYVGSLSWSLTNAPS, encoded by the coding sequence ATGCGACGTAGTTATATGCTGTCAAGCTCAATACTGCTAAGTGCAATATTGTCCTTTTCAGTTTTCCCGACTAACGCATTGGCGGCTCAAAGCTTTACGACTAATGCGACAGTTAATTTACAACAAGGACCAATTCCAAATGACCCGAATATGATTCGTGATCCTTATGATCCTGACGTGCCATATCCTGGCGATATTAATGACCCAGGAAACGATGGTACTGGTTCAGTTGGTCCTTTGACTTTAGATTATGTAAGTAATTTAAGATTTGGTACACATGAATTAAAGCAGGGTGGTCTAACCGCGACAGCTAAGAACACCCACGCAATGGTACAAATAACTGATTCTCGAGCTAACGGCAATGGTTGGACCTTGCAACTAAGACCAGATTCACTCATTGGTGAACAAACTGGTGCCAGTCTCAACAATGGTTATTTGTATCTAGGAACAGAAGCAATTAGAAAACCTAGTTCTAATGTGAGTGCTCCGCCAGTATCCAAGACTCTCAGGATCCCAATTGGATCCTACGAAAATATCGTTGTGGCTCCACAGAACACAGGATTAAGTACTTGGACGATAGGTTTGAACCAAGATAGTAATTCTCCAACGCAATTAGTATTAAACGATACTGCTAATGCTGTAGCGGATCATTATGTCGGTTCATTAAGTTGGTCCTTGACCAATGCTCCAAGTTAG